TTTACGGGTTGGTACTTGCCCATATCCCGCTGATGGCAATTGAGGGAGCGTTTACGGCGGCAGTAGCACTGTTTTTGAAGCAAGTTAAGCCAGAATTGCTGGGAAGTCGATGAAACATGGATTAGATACCTATGCCCATCTGAAATCTCCCATCCACCGCTGGGAACCTAGATGCAAGCTTGTCGCCTTGTTCGCTTTAATTATTGCCTTTTCTTTTGTGCAGCAGTTGCTTTTACTCCCAGCAATGGTAATGGTGACGTTGGTTTATTACAGTGCCTCTCAGCTGCCAGTATCTTTCCTGCTGAGTCGGTTGCGCTACCCAGGCTTTTTTCTGGTGGCGATCGCTGTAATGTTGCCGTTAGCCGTCGGTAGCACGATAGTTTTCCAGATCGGTCCTTTGGCAGTGCGACAGGAGGGACTGCTGGCGCTAGCGTTGATTGTCACCCGGTTTTTGTGCATTTTGACGGTTGGGTTGGTTCTGTTTGGCTCTGCGCCGTTTTTGACCAACGTTAAAGCCATGCGATCGCATGGCTTGCCATCAGTTCTGGCTGATATGACAGTTTTGTCTTACCGCTATATTGAACAGTTTGGGGACGACCTGGCAAGGATGCAGACAGCCATGCGCCTGCGGGGATTTCGTGCTAGTAAATTTAGTCTCCGTAACTTAGGTATTTTGGCGTCCCTTGCTGGTAGCCTTTTGGTGCGAAGCTACGAACAGTCAGAGCAAGTTTATAAGGCAATGATTTTACGCGGATACGGTCATGCTCCGCAACGCCGCCGCCAACAGTTTAAAACTCGAACTAGTGATGTAGTGGCGCTGTTGGTCACTTTCGGGGTTGCACTTGGGTTTGTGATAGCAGAAATGATCTTGGGACGCTATTGACATCCTCACCGCCGTAAACGGTCGGTGATTCCAAAGCATCACTACTTTGGTTTCTGCTTCATCGCAACTGCCTCTACCCACAAGGAGTTTTATGGTCTTATGTTCGCTCCACAGACTATCCCCGCTAGCCCAGCGGTTCTTATGTATCGAAATCCCAAAAGAATTTCTATGTATTGCAACTTAAGGATGGACTACCATTGCCTCTCGTCTATTCCCCAATCTACCGTTTATCTGCGGCGACGCGTTCATTGAGCGCGTTCTTTGTCGTTAGCCTGTCCGTGTCAAGGGTTGGGCGGGTCAGCGACCAAGTATATTCTAACACACCAACTGTAAAGCCGTCCTCAAAGGACGGGGTTTCCACCCACATTCTCTGATGAAACAGGAAATACCAATATCTTACTTAAAAAATCAAGTTGAACCAGCGATCGCCACTCAGGGTCTATGTTTCTCCTACGCAGAGCAACCAGATGTTTTACAAGACATCAGTCTAACTATACAGCCAGGCGAACGGGTCGGTCTGATTGGTCCTAATGGTTCTGGTAAGACGACTTTGTTTCTTTTGATCTGTGGTGTCTTAAGACCAACTGGTGGAAAAATGCTGCTATTTGGTAAGCCAGTAGCAGTGGGAGAGTTTCGCTCGGAAATTGGTTTGGTGTTTCAAAATCCTAACGATCAGTTGTTTTCGCCCTCAGTCCGGGATGACGTTGCTTTTGGCCCAGAGAACATGGGATTGTCATCAACTGAGGTAGAAGAGCGTGTACAAGAAGCTTTATCACTGACTGGCGTTCAACGATTGGCCGATCGAGTCCCCCACAACTTATCTGGAGGTGAGAAGTCTATGGTGGCAATTGCCGGAGTCCTGGCAATGCGTCCTCAGATGGTACTATACGATGAGCCTTCTGCCAACCTTGATATACGCTCCCGGCGTCGCCTGATCGACTTTCTCCAAACATCAAAGGAGACGATTCTGATTTCCTCTCACGACTTGGAAATGATTTTAGAGGTATGCGATCGCGTACTCCTCCTGGACGAAGGTCAGATCATTGCTGATGGCAACGCCCGTGAGGTAATGGGTGATGAGCAGCTGATGGAGGCACATGGTTTAGAAAAACCCCATTCGCTCTTTACTCATATTTGACTTCTTGCTTTGAAAAAACTTGGATGCGTTCTCACGCCAATCGCAAATCTAACATCCAAAATTGTTTAGTGAATCTTTCTGTAGCGATCGCGACTGTTGTCAGTTAAATCAACAATTTTACTGCCAAAAAAAGGATTTTTAGTAAGAATTTTTTTATAGCAATCCTAAATAAGTTGTGAGATCTGGCATGGTACCATTTTCGGTTAAGCAGGCTACAAATGGCTATCCACAAATCAAATCAGATTGCTATATCTGTATACATAACTATGGTTTACTTAAAAAACTTCATCCCTTGGATGGAAGCTATGTAAAACATAAGCATTTATTTTTATTAACTAATTGTCTAATATCAGAGCTTATTTTCAACACTTCCTGTCACAGTACTCGACGTTATTAAATAGCCCTTTATTCACCCGCAGGCTAAAGCCTGAGGCTACACAAACAAAGCCTGCCTACTTTTCGGGAAACGCAGGCTAATTAGGCGCATCTTCATCAAGAAATGGTAGAAGTTTTAGCTGGAGCTAAATGTTTCAAACCTTTCTTAACCTTATTCAGAAGATATATATGGCAAATTTACTCAATCAACAAAATGTTAGGTCTTCTTTGGCTGAACTTGTTGGCACGTTCTTTTTAACGCTGGCTGCACTGTTAAGTGGTACACCTTATGCTGTTGGGCTGACCCTTGCAGTCTTTGTCTATGCAATCGGCGACGTGTCGGGTAGTCATATTAACCCAGCCGTTACCGTTGGTCTGCTTATAAACCGGAGCATTGCATTGATTACAGGTTTGTTTTACATTGTTGCCCAAATAGTGGGCGCACTGCTAGCACGCTTAGTAGGTGGCTTAATGGCTAATGTCGCAGTTGATTATCCCACAGCAGGGGTCTTAGGAGAGTTTTTCGGTTTCGGGATTCTGATGCTTTCCATTGTGGCAGTGTATGAAAAGAATGTACCAAAGTCGGGTAGTGGTGTAGCTATCGGTGCAGCGTTGGCGGCTGGGCTGTTAACAACCCAAGGCATTCTCAACCCAGCGATCGCGATTGCTATGGGTCAAACAATTTCGCCAGGAACCTGGGCACCATTGCTAAGTGGAGTCATATTCACCATCCTCTTCAGATTCTTAGCTAATAAAAAACCAATTCCGCCTGGTGCTTGATCAAACTAGCTTACTGGTCAGGCAAAAATTAATGTTGAATTTCCAGGTTTAAAATGTATCGTCCCAGTTGAACTTTTGCTGACCATAATTCGTATTCCACTTGCAATTTCTGCGGTAAGGGGCGACCAACTAAGCTCAAGTGGCGGGTAAAGTTGCGTAATCTTATCTGTTCATTGCTCTGCATTGACTCACTTTGCAACCAATAACGGCTAGTGCCGTAAATTCCCTGCTCCCAGAAGTGCCGATAACTCAATTGAGCGGTTGCCTGCATGGTCATAACTACTCGGTAGGGCGAGATTTCTAACCAGAGGAGGCGTGAATTTTTAGCAAAAGCTGCTGTGGATTGCTGCTCTTGAACAGGCGGTTCGGTGAAGAGCAAATGGAACCGCTCACCGTCTTTTTGATATAGTGTCGCTGCTGTTTGCACCACAGACCAAATCGGCAAATCTGTCGAAATCAGTGAGAGACGCACGGGCTTGCGGTGATTGGTCAGCATGAGGGGCGAGGGGCGAGGGGTGAGAGAAGCAGGGGGAGCAGGGGAGGCAGGGGAGGCAGGGGAAGATTAGATATATATTTATCCTTCAGCCTTCAGTTCTGTCTCCTAGTTGCTAAACGTGTGGGTCAAGAAAACGGTAGGATTGAACGCACACCACGTCAGTTTATCCCAATGTTGACTGCAATTGTCACAGTAGAAACTACTGAAAATCAACAAGATTTGATAATTAATCGACCCACATCGGGACTATCTTTGCAGGGTCGAATTTCAGTTCCAGGGGATAAATCTATCTCCCACCGAGCTTTGATGTTCGGCGCGATCGCCCAAGGTGAAACCCAGATCCAGGGTCTACTCCTAGGCGAAGACCCCCGTAGCACTGCCAGCTGTTTTCGGGCTTTGGGAGCAGAAATATCCGAACTGAATACGGAATTAGTGCAGGTTAAAGGTATTGGCTTAGGTCAATTACAAGAGCCAGTTGATGTCTTAAATGCTGGCAACTCCGGTACCACTATCCGACTGATGCTGGGACTTTTGGCATCACATCCAGAGCGCTTTTTTGCAGTGACGGGCGATAGTTCCTTGCGATCGCGTCCTATGTCCCGTGTTGTTAAACCTTTGCAGCAAATGGGGGCGGCAATTTGGGGACGCCAAGAAAGTACGCTAGCACCATTGGCGATTCAAGGACAAAACCTAAACCCGATTCACTA
This window of the Chroococcidiopsis sp. CCMEE 29 genome carries:
- a CDS encoding aquaporin produces the protein MANLLNQQNVRSSLAELVGTFFLTLAALLSGTPYAVGLTLAVFVYAIGDVSGSHINPAVTVGLLINRSIALITGLFYIVAQIVGALLARLVGGLMANVAVDYPTAGVLGEFFGFGILMLSIVAVYEKNVPKSGSGVAIGAALAAGLLTTQGILNPAIAIAMGQTISPGTWAPLLSGVIFTILFRFLANKKPIPPGA
- the cbiQ gene encoding cobalt ECF transporter T component CbiQ, with translation MKHGLDTYAHLKSPIHRWEPRCKLVALFALIIAFSFVQQLLLLPAMVMVTLVYYSASQLPVSFLLSRLRYPGFFLVAIAVMLPLAVGSTIVFQIGPLAVRQEGLLALALIVTRFLCILTVGLVLFGSAPFLTNVKAMRSHGLPSVLADMTVLSYRYIEQFGDDLARMQTAMRLRGFRASKFSLRNLGILASLAGSLLVRSYEQSEQVYKAMILRGYGHAPQRRRQQFKTRTSDVVALLVTFGVALGFVIAEMILGRY
- a CDS encoding ABC transporter ATP-binding protein; the encoded protein is MKQEIPISYLKNQVEPAIATQGLCFSYAEQPDVLQDISLTIQPGERVGLIGPNGSGKTTLFLLICGVLRPTGGKMLLFGKPVAVGEFRSEIGLVFQNPNDQLFSPSVRDDVAFGPENMGLSSTEVEERVQEALSLTGVQRLADRVPHNLSGGEKSMVAIAGVLAMRPQMVLYDEPSANLDIRSRRRLIDFLQTSKETILISSHDLEMILEVCDRVLLLDEGQIIADGNAREVMGDEQLMEAHGLEKPHSLFTHI